The Triticum aestivum cultivar Chinese Spring chromosome 3A, IWGSC CS RefSeq v2.1, whole genome shotgun sequence genome includes a region encoding these proteins:
- the LOC123062075 gene encoding 50S ribosomal subunit assembly factor BipA: MAAALLLRGLRSSARRARPAFPSPASAPPPFASSLLHRLYSSAAASAASPPSSALGGVTDPARIRNVAVIAHVDHGKTTLMDRLLRQCGADIPHERAMDNISLERERGITISSKVTSVSWKENELNMVDTPGHADFGGEVERVVGMVEGAVLVVDAGEGPLAQTKFVLSKALKYGLRPILLLNKVDRPSVSEETCNEVESLVFDLFANLGATEEQLDFPVLYASAKEGWASLKFTKCPPDSEKNMSPLLDSIVQHVRSPKADLEAPFQMLVSMMERDFYLGRILTGRVTSGVIRVGDKVHGLRITDEGVHKIEDGKVVKLMKKKGTSMAVIEAAGAGDIISMAGLSGPAIGHTVANPEVLTALPAVELDPPTISMTFGVNDSPLAGRDGTHVTGAKIGNRLMAEAETNLAINVLPGPLSESYEVQGRGELQLGILIENMRREGFELSVSPPRVMYKTERGERLEPIEEVTVEVDEEHIGFVLETLNNRKGELLDMGPVPGTTGRTRVFMTCPSRGLVGVKGVFNSFTRGTGFMHRAFQAYAKYRGPLGTVRKGVLVSVGRGFITSHALMSLEARGTLFVSPGMETYEGMIVGEHSRDSDLEINPVRTKELTNIRAPGKDENIRLSPPRLMTLEEAIGYVAVDELIEVTPKVIRLRKKYLDANKRKMMKNKIMQ, encoded by the exons ATGGCCGCAGCGCTTCTGCTCCGCGGCCTCCGCTCGTCGGCGCGCCGGGCGCGCCCCGCCTTCCCCTCGCCGGCCTCGGCCCCGCCGCCCTTCGCCTCCTCGCTCCTCCACCGCCTCTACTCCTCCGCGGCCGCGTCCGCGGCCAGCCCGCCTTCCTCCGCTCTGGGAGGCGTTACGGACCCGGCTCGCATCCGCAACGTGGCGGTGATTGCCCACGTTGACCACGGGAAGACGACGCTGATGGACCGGCTCCTGCGGCAGTGCGGCGCCGACATCCCCCACGAGCGCGCCATGGACAACATCAGCCTCGAGCGTGAGCGCGGCATCACCATATCCTCCAAG GTCACTTCTGTCTCTTGGAAGGAGAATGAGCTCAACATGGTCGATACCCCTGGCCACGCTGATTTTGGTGGCGAA GTTGAGCGAGTTGTTGGAATGGTGGAAGGGGCGGTCTTGGTTGTTGATGCTGGGGAGGGACCTTTAGCACAAACCAAATTTGTGCTTTCAAAGGCTTTGAAGTATGGTTTACGCCCAATCCTCCTCCTCAACAAGGTTGATAGGCCTTCAG TTTCTGAAGAAACCTGCAACGAAGTTGAGAGCTTGGTCTTCGATCTTTTTGCAAATCTGGGTGCCACAG AAGAACAGCTAGATTTCCCAGTTCTTTATGCATCAGCTAAAGAAGGGTGGGCTTCCTTGAAATTCACTAAGTGTCCGCCTGATAGTGAAAAAAACATGTCTCCTTTGCTTGATTCAATTGTACAACATGTTCGTTCCCCAAAAGCTGACCTTGAGGCTCCGTTCCAAATGTTG GTTTCCATGATGGAGCGTGATTTTTACCTAGGAAGAATACTCACTGGGCGTGTAACCTCTGGAGTTATCCGTGTTGGCGACAAAGTTCATGGTCTGCGCATCACGGATGAAGGGGTTCACAAGATTGAGGATGGAAAG GTTGTCAAGCTTATGAAAAAGAAAGGCACAAGCATGGCAGTAATAGAGGCTGCAGGCGCTGGTGATATAATCTCAATGGCTGGATTGTCTGGTCCAGCAATTGGACACACCGTGGCAAATCCGGAG GTTTTGACTGCTCTGCCTGCAGTTGAGTTGGACCCTCCCACAATTTCTATGACTTTCGGTGTGAATGATTCACCACTGGCTGGCCGTGATGGCACTCAT GTAACTGGAGCGAAAATTGGGAACCGTTTGATGGCAGAGGCTGAAACAAACTTGGCAATTAATGTTCTTCCTGGACCATTGTCAGAATCTTATGAAGTTCAAGGAAGGGGAGAGCTTCAGTTAG GAATCTTAATTGAGAACATGCGGCGTGAAGGATTTGAGCTTTCAGTTTCACCCCCAAGAGTGAT GTATAAAACAGAGCGTGGGGAAAGGCTAGAGCCTATTGAAGAAGTTACTGTCGAG GTGGACGAGGAGCATATCGGATTTGTGTTGGAAACCCTTAACAACAGGAAGGGGGAATTGTTGGACATGGGCCCTGTTCCTGGGACAACTGGAAGAACTCGGGTCTTCATGACCTGTCCATCTAG GGGTTTGGTGGGTGTTAAAGGAGTTTTCAACAGCTTTACACGTGGAACTGGATTTATGCATCGTGCTTTCCAGG CATATGCTAAATACAGAGGTCCACTAGGCACTGTTAGAAAAGGAGTTCTG GTATCTGTTGGCAGAGGATTTATCACTTCACATGCACTCATGAGTTTAGAAGCTCGTGGTACTCTTTTTGTCTCTCCTGGGATGGAG ACATATGAAGGCATGATAGTTGGCGAGCATTCACGTGATAGTGATCTTGAG ATCAATCCTGTGAGAACTAAAGAACTTACAAACATCCGAGCTCCTGGAAAGGATGAAAATATCCGCCTGTCTCCACCTCGCTTG